A single region of the Chryseobacterium sp. 6424 genome encodes:
- the ccsA gene encoding cytochrome c biogenesis protein CcsA → MKKLQSILISTRTMAVLLLVYSVAMAYATFVENDYGTPTAKALIYEAKWFEAVMLLLILNFIGNISRYRLWKRDKLPVLVFHLSFILIFLGGAITRYISYEGIMHIREGETSNEVITDKNFFKIQIEENGDVLNYQDVPHMMIPDAARENIFAKLVAKSFKAGYDYHGKQINVKQLKYLQRKKDSLVANPNGTEYLHIVSTGQSGRENIYIKNGESKSINGMLVSFNRPIEGAVEFSNTGGNLMIKTPVEAEYMTMATQATGTTKKEEYQPLVLRSLYTINDLKLVVPEGLVKGNLMAYEGDKKKDKDVSDQLTVEVQGPKSKVVVDLPVEKGNPNAFKQITLDGMNIILGFGPKVYNTPFSLKLDDFVMETYPGSSSPSAYESHVQIIDEGKQRPYKIYMNNVLNHGGYRFFQASFDPDRQGTVLSVNHDFWGTLITYIGYFFLFAGMFVIFFWKGTHFWKLNKMLKDVNRKRLASVILLLLTLNLQAQKIETHGTDDGSGTTTHSANDGHNHGDADLLLEEPAPKKTQNSLALRSPRPITADEIIARNTISREHADKFAYLLVQNYEGRIVPMNTQALDVLRKLYKRDAFRGTDGKYLTANQWFLSINTDTASWTMVPIIKVGTKGGEELKKKTKANEEGYTTLMSLFPADAQGNLHYVLEQDYQEAFRKKPAEQSNYDKEVIAVNDRVQAFNEFFSGQFMRIVPVQNDPNNTWHSWLDQNFEPDMESQKVMGPYFSEVLSAQKSGNWSKADAELKKLSDYQQTWGKNVVPAKSKVDLEVFMNKVNINFHLLIFYTIIGGLLLVLGFIELFKPSKILNKVIKGLILVGLVGYFFQFLGLVARWYISGHAPWSNGYEAIIFISWVGISAGLMLYRNSNALIPAAGFMVAVIMMGFAHGGSALDPQITPLVPVLKSYWLIIHVAIITASYGFFGLSMVIAVIVLMFYIFAGKRIYKVHTDTTIKELTIVSEMSLTIGLYALVVGTFLGGIWANESWGRYWSWDPKETWAFISVIIYSFVLHMRLVPGLRGRWPFHVATLFAICTIVMTYFGVNYYLSGLHSYAAGDPVPVPAWVYIGLAFMFIVSAASYYRLKNLQK, encoded by the coding sequence ATGAAAAAACTACAGAGTATTCTTATCTCCACGCGTACCATGGCAGTGCTGCTGCTTGTTTACTCGGTCGCGATGGCTTACGCCACTTTTGTTGAAAATGATTACGGTACCCCCACCGCCAAAGCGCTCATCTATGAGGCCAAATGGTTTGAAGCCGTAATGTTGTTGCTGATCCTGAACTTTATCGGAAACATCTCCCGATACCGCCTTTGGAAGAGAGACAAACTGCCGGTATTGGTCTTTCACCTCTCGTTTATACTCATCTTCCTTGGGGGCGCCATTACACGCTATATCAGTTACGAAGGCATCATGCATATCCGCGAAGGCGAAACCTCCAACGAAGTAATAACAGACAAAAACTTCTTTAAGATACAGATCGAAGAAAACGGCGATGTACTGAATTATCAGGACGTACCACACATGATGATCCCCGACGCCGCACGCGAGAACATCTTTGCCAAACTTGTGGCAAAATCCTTCAAGGCAGGTTACGATTATCATGGCAAACAGATTAACGTGAAGCAGCTGAAATACCTGCAACGCAAGAAAGACAGCCTGGTGGCGAACCCGAACGGTACCGAATATCTGCACATTGTCTCCACAGGGCAGTCCGGACGAGAGAATATCTATATTAAGAATGGCGAGTCCAAATCCATCAACGGCATGCTGGTATCATTCAACAGGCCAATCGAGGGCGCGGTTGAATTCAGTAACACTGGCGGAAACCTGATGATCAAAACACCGGTGGAGGCAGAGTATATGACGATGGCCACACAGGCGACCGGAACCACAAAGAAAGAAGAATATCAACCACTGGTACTGCGAAGCCTGTACACTATCAACGACCTTAAACTTGTAGTGCCTGAAGGCTTGGTGAAAGGAAACCTGATGGCTTATGAAGGCGATAAAAAGAAAGACAAAGACGTCTCCGACCAACTGACTGTTGAAGTGCAGGGACCGAAATCGAAAGTGGTAGTGGATCTGCCGGTAGAAAAAGGAAATCCAAACGCTTTCAAACAGATTACCCTTGATGGGATGAATATCATCTTAGGTTTCGGACCAAAAGTATATAACACGCCTTTTTCGCTTAAACTCGATGATTTCGTGATGGAAACGTACCCCGGAAGTTCTTCGCCAAGTGCCTACGAAAGCCATGTACAGATTATTGATGAAGGCAAGCAGCGACCTTACAAAATTTATATGAACAATGTACTTAACCACGGTGGATACCGTTTCTTTCAGGCAAGCTTCGATCCGGACCGTCAGGGCACCGTACTTTCCGTAAACCATGATTTTTGGGGAACTTTGATCACCTATATCGGTTATTTCTTCCTCTTTGCGGGTATGTTTGTAATTTTCTTCTGGAAAGGAACCCATTTCTGGAAACTGAATAAGATGCTGAAAGATGTAAACCGCAAAAGATTAGCCTCTGTAATCTTGCTTTTACTTACGCTAAACCTTCAGGCACAAAAGATTGAAACCCATGGTACTGACGATGGCAGCGGAACGACCACCCATTCTGCAAACGACGGGCATAACCACGGTGACGCAGATTTGCTGTTGGAAGAACCCGCTCCAAAGAAAACCCAAAACTCCTTAGCCCTAAGGTCGCCTCGCCCCATAACGGCTGATGAGATCATCGCACGTAATACCATTAGCCGCGAACACGCGGATAAGTTTGCCTATCTGCTTGTACAGAACTACGAAGGCCGAATCGTACCGATGAATACCCAGGCGCTGGATGTTTTAAGGAAACTGTACAAAAGGGATGCTTTCCGTGGAACAGATGGCAAATATCTTACGGCTAACCAGTGGTTTCTTTCAATCAATACCGATACCGCCAGCTGGACGATGGTGCCCATCATCAAAGTAGGTACAAAAGGTGGCGAGGAGCTGAAGAAAAAAACCAAAGCAAACGAAGAAGGCTATACCACGCTGATGTCGCTTTTCCCGGCTGATGCACAGGGGAATCTGCACTATGTATTGGAGCAGGATTATCAGGAAGCTTTCCGTAAGAAACCCGCTGAACAGTCTAATTACGATAAAGAGGTAATCGCGGTGAACGACCGTGTGCAGGCTTTTAATGAATTCTTCAGCGGACAGTTTATGCGGATTGTACCGGTACAGAATGACCCTAATAATACCTGGCATTCTTGGTTAGACCAAAATTTTGAACCAGATATGGAATCACAGAAAGTGATGGGCCCGTATTTCTCCGAAGTATTATCAGCACAAAAATCCGGAAACTGGAGCAAGGCGGATGCTGAACTTAAAAAACTTTCAGACTATCAGCAGACCTGGGGTAAGAACGTAGTGCCCGCCAAATCTAAAGTAGATCTTGAAGTTTTCATGAATAAGGTAAACATCAACTTCCACCTGTTGATCTTTTACACCATCATCGGAGGTTTGTTGCTGGTTCTTGGCTTTATAGAACTCTTCAAGCCGAGCAAGATTCTCAATAAAGTCATTAAAGGATTAATACTGGTCGGGCTTGTAGGTTATTTCTTCCAGTTCCTTGGGCTTGTGGCTCGCTGGTACATCTCCGGGCATGCCCCTTGGAGTAACGGCTACGAGGCGATTATCTTTATCTCGTGGGTGGGGATCAGTGCCGGTTTGATGCTCTACCGAAATTCTAACGCGCTTATTCCAGCGGCAGGTTTTATGGTAGCAGTAATCATGATGGGCTTTGCCCATGGTGGTTCCGCGCTCGATCCGCAGATTACCCCGCTTGTTCCGGTTTTAAAGTCTTACTGGCTGATCATTCACGTAGCGATTATTACGGCCAGTTACGGTTTCTTTGGTCTTTCGATGGTGATTGCAGTTATTGTGTTGATGTTTTACATTTTCGCAGGCAAAAGGATCTATAAAGTACATACAGATACTACGATTAAGGAACTTACAATCGTATCTGAAATGTCACTGACTATCGGGCTTTACGCCTTGGTAGTTGGTACTTTCCTTGGTGGTATCTGGGCCAATGAATCCTGGGGACGTTACTGGAGTTGGGACCCTAAGGAAACATGGGCATTCATCTCCGTAATCATCTATTCATTTGTGCTTCACATGAGGTTGGTACCGGGACTTCGGGGCAGATGGCCGTTCCACGTAGCTACACTCTTCGCCATCTGTACGATTGTAATGACATACTTTGGGGTGAATTATTACCTGAGTGGGCTTCACTCGTACGCAGCGGGTGATCCGGTGCCTGTACCGGCTTGGGTGTATATTGGCCTTGCCTTTATGTTCATCGTTTCAGCCGCGTCTTATTACAGACTGAAGAATTTACAGAAATAA
- a CDS encoding protein-L-isoaspartate(D-aspartate) O-methyltransferase, which yields MQDSFLHKGKRKMLVEYLQQKIGISDQRVLQAINQVPRHLFLESIFEDFAYEDRAFPILAKQTISHPSTVAEQTELLELKEQDKVLEIGTGCGYQTAVLVAMNAMVYTVERQKDLHDFAYKKLRELHYWPKFQSFGDGFAGLPTFAPFDKILVTCGAEILPTELLHQLKIGGKMVIPLGKTDEQILTRFTKRSEKEFEKEEFGAYKFVPMLNSRN from the coding sequence ATGCAGGATTCGTTTTTACACAAAGGGAAAAGGAAAATGTTGGTAGAGTACCTTCAGCAGAAAATCGGCATCTCCGATCAGCGAGTTCTACAGGCCATCAACCAGGTGCCGCGCCATCTGTTCCTTGAAAGTATTTTTGAAGATTTTGCTTATGAGGACCGCGCCTTTCCGATCCTTGCGAAACAAACCATTTCTCACCCTTCTACGGTAGCGGAACAAACTGAATTACTTGAACTTAAGGAGCAGGATAAAGTGCTGGAAATAGGTACAGGTTGCGGATATCAGACCGCCGTGCTGGTCGCGATGAATGCGATGGTATATACGGTGGAAAGGCAGAAAGACCTCCATGATTTTGCGTATAAGAAACTTCGGGAACTGCATTACTGGCCAAAATTCCAGAGTTTCGGTGACGGGTTTGCCGGCTTACCGACGTTTGCCCCTTTCGATAAGATCCTCGTGACATGCGGTGCGGAGATCTTGCCTACAGAACTTCTGCATCAGCTTAAAATCGGTGGCAAGATGGTGATTCCTTTGGGTAAGACCGATGAGCAGATCCTTACACGCTTCACGAAACGTTCAGAAAAAGAATTCGAAAAAGAAGAGTTCGGTGCCTATAAATTCGTGCCGATGCTGAACAGCCGCAACTGA
- a CDS encoding Gfo/Idh/MocA family protein has translation MIKAGLVGAGHLGKIHLKLLKQSEKYELIGFHDADKENGKKIEAEFGYRYFENFSELLNEIDMIDIVTPTLHHYSYALQAIENRKHFFIEKPVTQTLQQAEEILYKCREFGIKAQVGHVERYNPAFIGSKDYIKEPMFIEIHRLAEFNPRGTDVSVVLDLMIHDLDILLSIVKSKVKEIHASGVAVVSKSPDICNARIEFENGCVANLTTSRISMKAMRKSRFFQKDAYISVDFLEKKAEVIKMKEAPENPSEFDMIIENAEGERNQIIFEYPKIQPNNAILDELESFADAITQNKNVEVSLEDGTEALKVALEIVRMIS, from the coding sequence ATGATTAAAGCAGGTTTAGTCGGTGCCGGACATTTAGGTAAAATACATTTAAAACTATTAAAACAGTCTGAAAAATACGAGCTGATCGGCTTTCACGACGCAGATAAGGAGAACGGCAAAAAAATAGAAGCGGAGTTTGGCTACAGATATTTCGAAAATTTCAGTGAACTTCTCAATGAAATCGACATGATTGACATCGTAACGCCTACCCTACATCATTACAGTTATGCCCTGCAGGCCATCGAAAACCGCAAACATTTCTTTATCGAAAAACCGGTGACGCAAACGCTGCAGCAGGCCGAAGAAATTCTGTACAAATGCCGCGAATTCGGTATCAAAGCGCAGGTTGGCCATGTGGAGCGTTATAACCCCGCATTTATCGGTTCTAAAGATTATATAAAAGAACCGATGTTTATTGAGATCCACCGTCTGGCGGAGTTTAACCCACGCGGCACCGATGTTTCGGTGGTTTTGGATCTGATGATCCATGATCTGGACATCCTGCTTTCTATCGTTAAATCTAAAGTGAAGGAAATCCACGCGTCCGGTGTGGCTGTAGTTTCGAAATCACCCGATATCTGCAATGCAAGGATTGAGTTCGAGAACGGTTGCGTGGCTAATCTTACCACGTCGCGGATTTCGATGAAAGCGATGAGAAAGTCAAGGTTTTTCCAGAAAGACGCATATATTTCGGTAGATTTTCTGGAGAAAAAAGCTGAAGTCATTAAGATGAAAGAGGCACCCGAAAATCCGTCGGAGTTTGACATGATCATTGAGAATGCTGAAGGTGAGCGCAACCAAATTATATTTGAGTATCCGAAAATTCAGCCGAATAATGCTATTTTAGACGAACTTGAGAGCTTTGCAGACGCCATCACGCAAAACAAAAACGTAGAAGTTTCACTTGAAGACGGCACTGAAGCCCTGAAAGTTGCGCTTGAAATCGTGAGAATGATCAGTTAA
- a CDS encoding M23 family metallopeptidase has translation MKKTIFIFLLLCNFLVSAQQNWDFRVYHEMVNREVYLYADNNEIMPISTKFTFKLDNLRNTLPDGQIVVIPAQTKKMFIAKLIPINLNAANKFSYSNMFNFGDVTLKTFDEDYMYELPFAKGKTYRIYQGYNGKFSHSGALALDFSLQIGDAVHAARTGIVIETEDSHNQGCPSSACSKYNNRIVIMHSDGTFADYAHLKYRGSVVKKGDTILKGQLLGYSGNTGFSSGPHLHFSVFINGLDGNRTFIKTKFKTSAGETYLQEGKLYTKN, from the coding sequence ATGAAGAAAACAATTTTCATTTTCTTACTATTATGTAATTTCCTTGTTTCCGCGCAGCAGAACTGGGACTTTCGGGTATATCATGAAATGGTGAACAGAGAGGTTTATCTGTATGCCGATAATAATGAGATCATGCCGATCTCTACCAAATTCACCTTTAAGCTCGATAACCTTAGGAACACGCTGCCGGACGGCCAGATCGTAGTGATCCCCGCCCAAACCAAGAAAATGTTCATCGCGAAACTTATACCCATAAACTTGAACGCGGCGAATAAGTTTTCATACTCCAATATGTTTAATTTCGGGGATGTTACATTAAAGACTTTCGATGAGGATTATATGTATGAACTGCCGTTTGCGAAGGGTAAAACTTATAGAATCTATCAGGGATACAACGGCAAATTCTCTCACAGTGGCGCACTAGCCCTCGATTTCAGTCTACAGATTGGTGATGCCGTGCATGCCGCGCGGACAGGGATTGTGATAGAGACAGAAGACTCCCACAACCAGGGCTGCCCTTCTTCTGCCTGTTCGAAGTACAACAACCGTATTGTTATCATGCACAGCGACGGTACTTTTGCAGATTATGCACATCTGAAGTATCGCGGCAGTGTAGTAAAAAAAGGCGATACCATACTAAAAGGCCAACTGTTAGGCTACAGCGGAAATACAGGTTTTTCAAGCGGTCCGCATCTGCATTTTTCAGTATTCATCAACGGTTTGGACGGCAACAGAACCTTTATTAAGACAAAATTCAAGACTTCCGCAGGCGAAACTTATCTGCAGGAAGGTAAACTTTATACAAAAAACTAA
- a CDS encoding 3-hydroxybutyryl-CoA dehydrogenase — protein sequence MKNIVVIGAGTMGNGIAHTFAQTGFKVNLVDVSEDALAKGMKTITTNLDRIVAKGNLTEEQKTATLGNITTYIKLEDAAQTADLIVEAATENLDLKLKIFRQMDELAPENCILATNTSSISITKIASVTNRPEKVIGMHFMNPVPIMKLVEIIKGYSTSPETFTAVYEMSKTLGKVPVEVNDYPGFVANRILMPMINEAIETLYNGVAGVEEIDTVMKLGMAHPMGPLQLADFIGLDVCLAILNVMHDGFKNPKYAPNPLLVNMVTAGKLGVKSGEGFYDYSESKKAEKVAERFLQK from the coding sequence ATGAAAAACATCGTAGTCATCGGTGCCGGTACTATGGGAAACGGCATCGCGCACACTTTTGCACAGACAGGCTTTAAGGTAAATCTGGTAGATGTTTCGGAAGATGCGCTGGCAAAAGGCATGAAGACCATTACCACCAACCTCGACCGGATTGTCGCTAAAGGCAACCTGACCGAAGAACAGAAGACAGCAACTTTAGGAAACATCACTACATACATCAAACTTGAAGATGCAGCCCAAACCGCCGATCTGATCGTAGAAGCGGCAACAGAAAACCTGGATCTGAAACTTAAGATCTTCAGGCAGATGGATGAGTTGGCACCCGAAAACTGCATCCTCGCGACCAATACCTCCTCGATTTCGATCACGAAAATCGCCTCGGTAACAAACAGACCGGAAAAGGTGATCGGCATGCACTTTATGAATCCCGTTCCAATCATGAAGCTCGTTGAAATCATCAAAGGCTACTCTACTTCGCCCGAAACTTTCACGGCGGTTTATGAGATGTCGAAAACTTTAGGAAAAGTTCCGGTGGAAGTGAATGATTATCCGGGTTTTGTGGCCAACAGAATCCTTATGCCGATGATCAATGAAGCAATAGAAACGCTCTACAACGGTGTTGCCGGCGTGGAGGAAATAGACACGGTGATGAAACTCGGAATGGCGCACCCGATGGGTCCGCTGCAACTGGCAGATTTCATCGGTCTGGATGTGTGTCTTGCCATTTTAAATGTGATGCACGACGGTTTTAAAAACCCTAAATACGCGCCCAATCCGCTTCTTGTGAATATGGTAACTGCCGGAAAGCTGGGTGTAAAATCGGGTGAAGGTTTCTACGACTACAGCGAAAGTAAGAAAGCCGAAAAAGTGGCCGAAAGGTTTCTGCAAAAGTAA
- a CDS encoding META domain-containing protein: protein MKNIFLAAFAAVALASCSSLSTSKVGTAQPNISNTKWVLADDVAGKKPTLNIESAKVTGSGGCNNYFGGVTLDAKAGNFSVSNVGATKMACQNMEVESNFFSMLNQADKYVVNGNTLELYRGNLLLLKFSRQ from the coding sequence ATGAAAAATATATTTTTAGCAGCATTTGCGGCTGTCGCCCTTGCTTCCTGTTCATCTTTATCAACCTCTAAAGTAGGGACAGCGCAGCCAAACATCAGTAATACCAAATGGGTACTGGCTGATGACGTTGCGGGAAAAAAGCCTACGCTGAATATCGAGTCCGCAAAAGTTACCGGCAGCGGCGGCTGTAACAACTATTTCGGTGGTGTGACCTTAGATGCTAAGGCTGGGAATTTTTCTGTTAGTAATGTAGGCGCCACCAAAATGGCCTGCCAGAACATGGAGGTAGAATCTAACTTCTTTTCAATGCTTAATCAGGCAGATAAATATGTGGTGAACGGAAATACACTGGAGCTTTACCGCGGTAATTTGCTGTTATTGAAATTCAGCCGCCAATAG